In a genomic window of Numenius arquata chromosome 5, bNumArq3.hap1.1, whole genome shotgun sequence:
- the GPR78 gene encoding G-protein coupled receptor 78: MDLAGVLLALLLVLVLVVSLLSNLLVLLCFVYSTEIRKQVAGVFLVNLSFCNLLLTVLNMPFTLLGILRNQQPLGGCVCKAVGFLETFLTSNTMLSMAALSIDKWIAVVFPLSYTSKMRYKDAVILMGYSWLHSLTFPLVSLFYSWVDYNSVYASCTLHLKEETERRRFTVFTIVFHSTSFMLSLVILCFTYLKVLKVARFHCKRIDIITMQTLVLLVDIHPSVKQRCLNEQKRRRQRATKKISIFIGSFVVCFGPYIITRLIELLPFVTINYYWGIISKCLTYSKAASDPFVYSLLRQQYKKVLINIVNRILKRDLYPSSGYNSSLDTENDYCLHRTN; encoded by the exons ACGGAGATCCGCAAGCAGGTCGCCGGGGTTTTCCTGGTGAACTTATCTTTTTGCAACCTGCTCCTCACCGTCCTGAACATGCCTTTTACCCTGCTGGGGATCCTGAGGAACCAGCAACCCCTCGGGGGCTGCGTCTGCAAAGCGGTGGGTTTCCTGGAAACTTTCCTGACTTCCAACACGATGCTGAGCATGGCAGCGCTCAGCATCGACAAATGGATTGCCGTGGTGTTCCCCTTGAGCTACACCAGCAAGATGCGGTATAAGGACGCTGTGATACTGATGGGCTACTCGTGGCTCCACTCCCTCACGTTCCCCTTGGTATCCTTGTTTTACTCGTGGGTAGACTACAACAGCGTTTATGCCTCTTGCACCTTACACCTAAAGGAAGAGACAGAGCGGAGAAGGTTTACAGTGTTCACCATCGTCTTTCACTCCACCAGTTTCATGCTGTCACTGGTGATCTTGTGTTTCACCTATTTAAAGGTGTTGAAAGTTGCCCGGTTCCACTGCAAGCGGATAGACATTATTACCATGCAGACTCTGGTTTTGCTGGTGGATATCCACCCCAG TGTGAAGCAGCGCTGTCTTAATGAGCAGAAACGGAGGAGGCAGCGGGCTACcaagaaaatcagtatttttatagGGTCGTTCGTGGTCTGTTTTGGTCCTTACATTATCACCAG GTTGATAGAGCTCCTTCCTTTTGTTACCATAAATTACTACTGGGGAATTATAAGCAAGTGCCTCACCTACAGTAAGGCTGCATCAGATCCATTTGTTTACTCACTTTTACGTCAACAGTACAAAAAAGTTCTGATCAACATCGTCAATAGGATACTTAAGAGGGACCTGTACCCATCGTCGGGGTACAACAGCTCTCTGGACACTGAAAACGATTACTGCTTGCACAGAACAAACTAA